In the Cheilinus undulatus linkage group 19, ASM1832078v1, whole genome shotgun sequence genome, one interval contains:
- the LOC121527726 gene encoding transcription factor 21 encodes MSTGSAASDAEDYETCHRPILERTEHKTTCCSRSSDEDLEGDAAERRKKHPERKLSKAHQQRDARQTQRNAANARERARMRVLSKAFSRLKTSLPWVPADTKLSKLDTLRLASSYISHLRQLLQEERFENRFAHPVNLTWPFMMTGRSEDSQDISSTVRLCGATA; translated from the exons ATGTCCACCGGCTCTGCAGCGAGTGATGCTGAGGACTACGAGACCTGCCACAGACCCATTCTGGAGAGGACAGAACACAAGACCACGTGCTGCAGCCGATCTTCTGATGAGGATTTGGAGGGTGACGCCgctgagaggaggaagaagcaCCCTGAGCGCAAACTCTCCAAAGCGCACCAGCAGAGAGACGCGCGCCAAACGCAGAGAAACGCAGCGAACGCCAGGGAGAGGGCGCGCATGAGAGTGCTGAGCAAGGCTTTTTCCAGGCTAAAAACCAGCCTGCCCTGGGTCCCCGCGGACACCAAGCTCTCCAAACTGGACACGCTGAGACTGGCGTCGAGCTACATCTCTCACCTGAggcagctgctgcaggaggagCGCTTCGAGAACAGATTTGCGCACCCAGTCAATCTG ACCTGGCCCTTCATGATGACAGGACGCTCAGAGGACAGCCAGGACATCTCGTCCACCGTCAGACTGTGTGGCGCTACAGCATAG